The Pseudomonas extremaustralis genome contains a region encoding:
- a CDS encoding MdtB/MuxB family multidrug efflux RND transporter permease subunit, producing MNLSRLFILRPVATTLSMLAIVLAGIIAYRLLPVSALPQVDYPTIRVMTLYPGASPDVMTSAVTAPLERQFGQMPGLTQMASTSSGGASVLTLRFNLDINMDVAEQQVQAAINAATNLLPKDLPAPPVYNKVNPADTPVLTLAITSKTMLLPKLNDLVDTRMAQKIAQISGVGMVSIAGGQRQAVRIKVNPEALAANGLNLSDVRTLIAASNVNQPKGNFDGPTRVSMLDANDQLVSPQQYAELILAYKNGAPLRLKDVAQIVDGAENERLAAWANENQAVLLNIQRQPGANVIEVVDRIKALLPSITDNLPAGLDVTVLTDRTQTIRASVTDVQHELLIAIALVVMVTFLFLRRFSATIIPSIAVPLSLVGTFGVMYLAGFSINNLTLMALTVATGFVVDDAIVMLENISRYIEEGETPLAAALKGAKQIGFTLISLTLSLIAVLIPLLFMADVVGRLFREFAITLAVAILISLVVSLTLTPMMCARLLKRDPKAEEQSRFYKASGAWIDWLIAAYGRKLQWVLKHQPLTLLVAIATLGLTVVLYLVVPKGFFPVQDTGVIQGISEAPQSISFAAMSQRQQELAKIILADPAVQSLSSYIGVDGDNATLNSGRLLINLKPHGQRDLSAAQVITRLQPEIDKLVGIRLFMQPVQDLTIEDRVSRTQYQFSMSSPDAELLALWSDKLVHALSQMPELTDVASDLQDKGLQVYLVIDRDAASRLGVSVSNITDALYDAFGQRQISTIYTQASQYRVVLQAQSGETLGPAALNQIHVKTTDGGQVRLSSLARVEQRQAQLAIAHIGQFPAVMMSFNLAPGVALGKGVELINQAQKDIGMPVGVQTQFQGAAQAFEASLSSTLLLILAAVVTMYIVLGVLYESYIHPITILSTLPSAAVGALLALLLSGNDLGMIAIIGIILLIGIVKKNAIMMIDFALDAERHQGLDPQTAIYQAALLRFRPILMTTLAALFGAVPLMLASGSGAELRQPLGLVMVGGLLVSQVLTLFTTPVIYLYFDRLGRRWRKEPQSLEPVES from the coding sequence ATGAACCTGTCGCGGCTGTTTATCCTTCGCCCGGTCGCCACCACGCTGAGCATGCTGGCGATTGTCCTGGCCGGCATCATCGCGTACCGCCTGCTGCCGGTATCGGCCTTGCCCCAGGTGGATTACCCGACGATCCGGGTGATGACCTTGTACCCCGGCGCCAGCCCCGATGTGATGACCAGTGCGGTCACCGCGCCGCTCGAGCGTCAGTTCGGGCAAATGCCCGGCCTTACACAGATGGCGTCCACCAGCTCCGGCGGCGCCTCGGTGCTGACCCTGCGCTTCAACCTCGACATCAATATGGATGTCGCCGAGCAACAGGTGCAGGCCGCGATCAATGCCGCGACCAACCTGCTGCCCAAGGATTTGCCGGCGCCGCCGGTGTACAACAAGGTCAACCCGGCGGACACCCCGGTGCTGACCCTGGCGATCACTTCCAAGACCATGCTGCTGCCCAAGCTCAATGACCTGGTCGATACCCGCATGGCGCAGAAGATCGCGCAGATCAGCGGCGTCGGCATGGTCAGCATCGCCGGCGGCCAGCGCCAGGCCGTGCGCATCAAGGTCAACCCCGAGGCCCTGGCGGCCAACGGCTTGAACCTGTCGGACGTGCGCACCCTGATCGCCGCGTCCAACGTCAACCAGCCCAAGGGCAACTTCGACGGCCCGACCCGCGTGTCGATGCTCGATGCCAACGATCAGTTGGTGTCGCCGCAACAATATGCCGAACTGATCCTGGCCTACAAAAATGGCGCGCCGCTGCGTCTGAAGGACGTGGCGCAGATCGTCGACGGTGCCGAAAACGAACGCCTCGCCGCCTGGGCCAATGAAAACCAGGCCGTGCTCCTGAATATCCAGCGCCAGCCGGGTGCCAACGTGATCGAGGTGGTGGACCGCATCAAGGCACTGTTGCCGAGCATCACCGACAACCTGCCGGCCGGCCTCGATGTGACGGTGCTGACCGACCGCACCCAGACCATCCGCGCCTCGGTCACCGATGTGCAACACGAATTGCTGATCGCCATTGCCCTGGTGGTGATGGTGACGTTCCTGTTCCTGCGCCGGTTCAGCGCGACGATCATTCCGTCCATTGCCGTGCCGCTGTCGCTGGTGGGTACTTTTGGTGTGATGTACCTGGCCGGGTTCTCCATCAATAACCTGACGCTGATGGCCCTGACCGTCGCCACCGGTTTCGTGGTGGACGATGCCATCGTGATGCTGGAGAACATCTCGCGTTATATCGAGGAAGGGGAGACGCCCCTGGCCGCCGCACTCAAGGGCGCCAAGCAGATCGGCTTCACCCTGATTTCCCTGACCCTGTCGCTGATCGCCGTGTTGATCCCGCTGCTGTTCATGGCCGATGTGGTCGGGCGGCTGTTCCGCGAATTCGCCATCACCCTGGCGGTGGCGATCCTGATTTCCCTGGTGGTGTCCCTGACCCTGACGCCGATGATGTGCGCGCGCTTGCTCAAGCGCGACCCCAAGGCGGAAGAACAGAGCCGCTTCTACAAGGCCAGCGGCGCCTGGATAGATTGGTTGATCGCCGCCTACGGACGTAAGTTGCAGTGGGTGCTCAAGCACCAACCGCTGACCCTGCTGGTGGCGATCGCCACCCTCGGCCTCACAGTGGTGCTGTACCTGGTGGTGCCCAAGGGCTTTTTCCCGGTGCAGGACACCGGGGTGATCCAGGGCATTTCCGAGGCGCCGCAGTCGATTTCCTTTGCGGCGATGAGCCAGCGCCAACAGGAACTGGCGAAGATCATCCTTGCCGACCCGGCGGTGCAAAGCCTGTCGTCCTATATTGGTGTGGATGGCGATAACGCTACCCTCAATAGCGGCCGCCTGCTGATCAACCTCAAGCCCCACGGCCAGCGCGATTTGAGCGCGGCCCAGGTGATCACCCGCCTGCAACCGGAAATCGACAAATTGGTCGGCATCCGCCTGTTCATGCAGCCGGTGCAGGACCTGACCATTGAAGACCGGGTGAGCCGCACCCAGTACCAGTTCAGCATGTCCTCGCCGGACGCCGAACTGCTGGCGCTGTGGAGCGACAAGCTGGTGCACGCCCTCAGCCAGATGCCGGAACTCACCGACGTGGCCAGCGACCTGCAGGACAAAGGCCTGCAGGTGTACCTGGTGATCGACCGCGATGCGGCTTCGCGCCTGGGCGTCAGCGTGTCGAACATCACCGATGCGCTGTACGACGCCTTTGGCCAGCGGCAGATTTCCACCATCTACACCCAGGCCAGCCAGTACCGCGTGGTCTTGCAGGCTCAATCGGGGGAAACCCTGGGCCCGGCGGCGCTGAACCAGATCCACGTGAAGACCACCGATGGCGGCCAGGTACGCTTGTCCAGCCTGGCTCGCGTGGAACAGCGCCAGGCGCAGTTGGCGATCGCGCACATCGGCCAGTTCCCGGCGGTGATGATGTCGTTCAACCTGGCGCCCGGCGTGGCGCTGGGCAAAGGCGTGGAGCTGATCAACCAGGCGCAGAAGGACATCGGCATGCCGGTGGGCGTGCAGACCCAGTTCCAGGGCGCGGCCCAGGCGTTCGAGGCGTCGCTGTCGAGCACCCTGCTGCTGATCCTGGCGGCGGTGGTCACCATGTACATCGTGCTGGGCGTGCTCTACGAGAGCTATATCCACCCGATCACCATTCTCTCGACCTTGCCGTCGGCAGCGGTGGGGGCCTTGCTGGCCTTGCTGCTCAGCGGCAATGACCTGGGGATGATCGCGATCATCGGCATCATCCTGCTGATCGGCATCGTGAAAAAGAACGCAATCATGATGATCGACTTCGCCCTCGACGCCGAACGCCACCAGGGCCTCGACCCGCAGACCGCGATCTACCAGGCTGCGCTGCTGCGCTTCCGGCCGATCCTGATGACCACCCTGGCCGCGTTGTTCGGTGCGGTGCCGTTGATGCTGGCCAGCGGCTCCGGCGCCGAGTTGCGCCAGCCCCTGGGCCTGGTGATGGTCGGCGGTCTGCTGGTGAGCCAAGTCTTGACCCTGTTCACCACGCCGGTGATCTACCTGTATTTCGACCGCCTCGGCCGGCGCTGGCGCAAAGAGCCGCAAAGCCTGGAGCCGGTTGAGTCATGA
- a CDS encoding MdtA/MuxA family multidrug efflux RND transporter periplasmic adaptor subunit, which produces MVDHSMQSSPRNSRRWLFGLLVLLVIAGLCWKFWPGSHKDGAAQPPAGRTGKSGMMRPGFGGSTGPVPVRVAPAVLGDFPVYYKALGTVTALNTINVRSRVGGELVKIAFEEGQMVKAGDLLAEIDPRSYQNALLQAQGTLMQNQAQLKNAQVDVQRYRDLYAQDSIAKQTLDTAEALVLQYQGTVKTNQGAVDDAKLNLEFTKIRAPISGRVGLRQVDVGNLVAANDTTSLAVITQTQPISVAFTLPESTLETVLARYHAGNKLPVEAWDRGDVKRQATGVLHSLDNQIDVTTGTLKFKARFENKDQALFPNQFVNVHLLADTLHNVVLAPSAAIQFGNAGTFVYVLDGDKKVKVQPLVVGDTDGDNTVVKQGLKAGDRVVLEGTDRLKDGSEIEVVNDSSEVPATPTEHLQGKPAAKGETGTDAGKAQKVGS; this is translated from the coding sequence ATGGTTGATCACTCCATGCAATCCTCCCCCCGCAACTCCCGCCGCTGGCTGTTCGGCCTGCTCGTGCTGCTGGTCATCGCTGGTCTGTGCTGGAAATTCTGGCCTGGCAGCCACAAGGATGGCGCCGCGCAGCCACCGGCCGGGCGTACAGGCAAGTCGGGGATGATGCGTCCGGGCTTCGGCGGTTCCACCGGCCCGGTGCCGGTGCGCGTGGCGCCGGCGGTGCTGGGGGACTTCCCGGTTTACTACAAGGCCCTGGGGACGGTGACGGCGCTCAACACCATCAATGTGCGCAGCCGGGTGGGCGGCGAGCTGGTGAAGATCGCCTTTGAGGAAGGGCAGATGGTCAAGGCCGGCGACCTGCTGGCCGAGATCGACCCGCGCAGCTACCAGAACGCCTTGCTCCAGGCCCAGGGCACGCTGATGCAGAACCAGGCCCAGTTGAAGAACGCCCAGGTCGACGTCCAGCGTTATCGCGACCTCTACGCCCAGGACAGTATCGCCAAGCAGACCCTCGACACGGCCGAAGCGCTGGTCCTGCAATACCAGGGCACGGTCAAGACCAACCAGGGCGCGGTGGACGACGCCAAGCTCAACCTCGAATTCACCAAGATCCGCGCACCGATCAGTGGCCGGGTCGGTTTGCGCCAGGTCGACGTGGGCAACCTGGTGGCGGCCAACGACACCACCTCGCTTGCGGTCATCACCCAGACCCAGCCGATCAGCGTGGCCTTCACCTTGCCGGAAAGCACCCTGGAAACCGTGCTCGCCCGTTACCATGCCGGCAACAAGCTGCCCGTGGAAGCCTGGGACCGTGGCGATGTGAAACGCCAGGCCACCGGCGTGCTGCACAGCCTGGACAACCAGATCGACGTCACCACCGGCACCCTGAAATTCAAGGCGCGTTTCGAGAACAAGGACCAGGCGCTGTTCCCCAACCAGTTCGTCAACGTGCACCTGCTGGCCGACACCCTGCATAACGTGGTGCTGGCGCCGTCGGCGGCGATCCAGTTCGGCAATGCCGGCACCTTTGTCTACGTGCTCGACGGCGACAAGAAGGTCAAGGTCCAGCCCCTGGTGGTCGGCGACACCGACGGCGACAACACCGTGGTCAAGCAAGGCCTCAAGGCCGGCGACCGCGTGGTGCTGGAAGGCACCGACCGCCTCAAGGACGGCAGTGAAATCGAAGTGGTCAATGACAGCAGCGAAGTGCCGGCCACGCCGACCGAACACCTGCAAGGCAAGCCCGCCGCTAAAGGGGAGACCGGCACCGACGCCGGCAAGGCGCAAAAGGTCGGTTCATGA
- a CDS encoding glycosyltransferase produces MNRPATKVLVIGYVWPEPRSSAAGGHMMQILESFLTQGWDITFSSPATIGEHKADLPALGIRECAIELNNSSFDEFIRELAPDIVLFDRFMMEEQFGWRVEKCCPDALRVLETSDLQSLRDARHQRFKDHLKAHPDSDDFSDLFAPALEDEFQRMADTDLAKREIAAIYRCDISLMISDVEIRLLTEHFKVPAALLHWCPLMLQPPAEAFAPFEDRAHFLSIGNFRHAPNWDAVLWMKHSLWPLIRRQLPGAQLHIYGAYTPPKATALHNPAQGFHVMNWAEDALQVMTAARICLAPLRFGAGIKGKLADAMLCGTPNITTPVGAEAMGDEQPWPGAIAQSADALATAAVSLYQDRDRWTQAQEAGRQLLARRYDRHIHGAALVECLQQCRSDLAAHRRDNFTGSMLRHHAHKSTQYMSQWIEAKNRTL; encoded by the coding sequence ATGAATCGGCCCGCCACCAAAGTCCTGGTCATCGGTTACGTCTGGCCGGAGCCCCGCTCCTCGGCTGCGGGCGGGCATATGATGCAAATTCTCGAGAGCTTTCTTACGCAAGGTTGGGACATTACCTTCAGCAGCCCAGCGACCATCGGCGAACACAAAGCCGATTTGCCGGCACTCGGCATCCGCGAATGCGCGATTGAGCTCAATAACAGCAGTTTCGATGAATTTATCCGCGAACTGGCCCCGGATATCGTGCTGTTTGACCGCTTCATGATGGAAGAACAGTTCGGCTGGCGCGTAGAGAAATGCTGCCCCGACGCCCTGCGCGTGCTGGAGACTTCCGACCTGCAAAGCCTGCGCGACGCACGCCACCAGCGCTTCAAGGACCACCTCAAGGCCCATCCCGACAGCGACGACTTCAGCGACCTGTTCGCCCCGGCCCTGGAAGACGAGTTCCAGCGCATGGCCGACACCGACCTGGCCAAACGCGAAATCGCCGCGATCTACCGCTGCGACATCAGCCTGATGATCTCCGACGTGGAAATCCGCCTGCTCACCGAGCACTTCAAGGTGCCTGCCGCCCTGCTGCACTGGTGCCCGCTGATGCTGCAGCCGCCGGCCGAAGCCTTTGCGCCGTTTGAAGACCGCGCGCACTTTCTCAGCATCGGCAACTTCCGCCACGCCCCCAACTGGGATGCCGTGCTGTGGATGAAGCACAGCCTCTGGCCGCTGATCCGCCGACAACTGCCGGGCGCCCAGTTGCATATCTACGGTGCCTACACACCACCCAAAGCCACGGCACTGCACAACCCGGCCCAGGGCTTTCATGTGATGAACTGGGCCGAAGATGCGCTGCAAGTGATGACCGCAGCAAGGATCTGCCTGGCCCCGTTGCGCTTCGGCGCGGGGATCAAGGGCAAACTGGCGGATGCGATGCTGTGCGGCACGCCGAATATCACCACGCCCGTCGGTGCCGAGGCCATGGGCGACGAGCAACCATGGCCCGGCGCAATCGCCCAGAGCGCCGACGCCCTGGCCACTGCCGCCGTGAGCCTGTACCAGGACCGCGACCGCTGGACCCAGGCCCAGGAAGCCGGGCGCCAACTCCTGGCCCGGCGCTATGACCGGCACATCCACGGGGCCGCGCTGGTGGAATGCCTGCAACAGTGCCGCAGCGATCTTGCCGCCCATCGCCGCGACAACTTCACCGGCAGCATGCTGCGCCACCATGCCCATAAAAGTACGCAGTACATGTCCCAATGGATCGAGGCGAAAAACCGCACCCTATAA
- a CDS encoding AraC family transcriptional regulator gives MTRATRITDPSYELMDDHNGLSIIYRQHGFPCPLVRWHFHKEYELHLIIASSGKVFIGDYIGNFYPESLFLTGPNLPHNWISQVEEDEVVPKRDMLVNFTDELLEQGSHTFAELKSLTPLLERAQYGIEFRCKKTINQAMTLMQRIEDAQGMARLGHFFILLEVLSACEDYQLLSSVDTSQLADEHSIDRTNRAVDYIFAHYARELPLEEVADYLGMKPTYFSRVFKQATGRTFIEFVNRLRISKSCELLADGDKAVTDVCFESGFNNISNFNRRFQQLKGMTPSHYRRLAVQRLTEQNLA, from the coding sequence ATGACCCGAGCAACGCGCATCACCGACCCTTCCTACGAGCTGATGGACGATCACAACGGTCTGTCCATCATCTATCGCCAACACGGCTTCCCCTGCCCGCTGGTGCGCTGGCATTTCCACAAGGAATACGAGCTGCACCTGATTATCGCCAGCTCCGGCAAGGTGTTTATTGGCGACTACATCGGCAACTTCTACCCCGAAAGCCTGTTCCTCACCGGCCCCAACCTGCCCCATAACTGGATCAGCCAGGTGGAGGAAGACGAAGTGGTGCCCAAGCGCGACATGCTGGTGAACTTCACCGATGAGCTGTTGGAGCAAGGCAGCCACACTTTCGCCGAGCTCAAGAGCCTGACCCCGCTGCTGGAGCGGGCGCAATACGGTATCGAATTCCGCTGCAAAAAGACCATCAACCAGGCCATGACCTTGATGCAACGCATCGAGGACGCCCAAGGCATGGCGCGCCTGGGGCACTTTTTTATTCTTTTGGAGGTGCTGAGCGCCTGCGAGGACTATCAGTTGCTGTCCAGCGTAGACACCTCGCAACTGGCGGACGAGCACAGCATCGACCGCACCAACCGCGCGGTGGACTACATCTTCGCCCACTACGCGCGGGAGTTGCCGCTGGAGGAAGTGGCGGATTACCTGGGCATGAAGCCGACGTACTTTTCACGGGTATTTAAACAGGCGACCGGGCGCACGTTTATCGAGTTCGTCAATCGGCTGCGCATCAGCAAGTCCTGCGAATTGCTGGCTGACGGCGATAAAGCCGTGACGGACGTGTGCTTTGAGTCGGGGTTCAACAACATCTCCAACTTCAACCGGCGCTTTCAGCAGCTCAAGGGCATGACCCCTTCCCACTATCGGCGCCTGGCTGTCCAGCGGCTGACCGAACAGAATTTGGCCTGA
- a CDS encoding efflux RND transporter permease subunit encodes MNLSGPFIRRPVATMLLSLAIMLLGGVSFNLLPVSPLPQIDFPVIVVSASLPGASPEVMASTVATPLERSFGAIAGITTMSSSSSQGSTRVILAFDSDRDINGAAREVQAAINASRNLLPSGMRSMPTYKKINPSQAPIMVLSLTSDVLQKGQLYDLASTILSQSLSQVPGVGEVQIGGSSLPAVRIELEPKALDQYGVALDDVRNTIANANQRRPKGSLEDSERNWQIQANDQLEKAKDYEPLLIRYQNGAALRLGDVAKISDGVEDRYNSGFFNNDSAVLLVINRQSGANIIETVRQIKAQLPALQAVLPSSVKLSLAMDRSPVITATLHEAEMTLFIAVGLVILVVYLFLGNFRASLIPTLAVPVSLVGTFAVMYLYGFSLNNFSLMALILATGLVVDDAIVVLENISRHIDEGVPPMKAAYLGAQEVGFTLLSMNVSLVAVFLSILFMGGIIANLFREFSITLSAAIIVSLIVSLTLTPMLCARWLKPHVKGRMTGLQRWSQTINERMVAGYATSLDWVLRHRRLTLFSLLLTIGVNVALYVVVPKTFMPQQDTGQLIGFVRGDDGLSFSVMQPKMETFRKAVLKDPAVLSVAGFIGGNNGTNNAVMLVRLKPIAERKISAQAVIERLRKDVPLVPGGRLFLMADQDLQFGGGRDQTSAQYSYILQSGDLAALRLWYPKVVAALRALPELTAIDAREGRGAAQVTLIVDRDQAKRLGIDMNMVTAVLNNAYSQRQISTIYDSLNQYQVVMEVNPKYAQDPITLNQMQVITSSGARVPLSTIAHYENSLADDRVSHEGQFASENIAFDLAPGVTVEQGTAAIERAIAKVGLPEDVIAKMAGTADAFAAAQKGQPFMILGALVAVYLVLGILYESYIHPLTILSTLPSAGVGALLSIYLLGGEFSLISLLGLFLLIGVVKKNAILMIDLALQLERNDGLGPLESIRSACLLRLRPILMTTLAAILGALPLLLGSGDGAEMRQPLGLTIIGGLVFSQILTLYTTPVVYLYLDRARHRFNAWRGVRTDAALDTAL; translated from the coding sequence ATGAACCTGTCCGGACCCTTCATCCGCCGACCGGTCGCCACCATGCTGCTGAGCCTGGCGATCATGTTGCTGGGCGGCGTCAGCTTCAACCTGCTGCCGGTGTCGCCGCTGCCGCAGATCGACTTCCCGGTGATCGTGGTGTCGGCCAGCCTGCCCGGCGCCAGCCCCGAGGTGATGGCGTCCACCGTCGCCACCCCGTTGGAGCGCTCCTTCGGGGCGATCGCCGGCATCACCACCATGAGCAGTTCGTCGAGCCAGGGTTCCACCCGGGTGATCCTGGCGTTCGACTCCGATCGGGATATCAATGGCGCGGCGCGGGAAGTGCAAGCGGCGATCAACGCCTCGCGCAACCTGCTGCCCAGCGGCATGCGCAGCATGCCCACCTACAAGAAGATCAACCCGTCCCAGGCGCCGATCATGGTGCTGTCGCTGACCTCGGACGTGCTGCAAAAGGGCCAGTTGTACGACCTGGCTTCGACCATCCTCTCGCAAAGCCTGTCCCAAGTGCCGGGCGTGGGTGAAGTGCAGATCGGCGGCAGTTCCCTGCCGGCGGTGCGCATCGAGTTGGAACCCAAGGCGCTCGACCAATACGGCGTGGCCCTGGACGATGTGCGCAATACCATCGCCAACGCCAACCAGCGCCGGCCCAAGGGTTCCCTGGAAGACAGCGAGCGCAACTGGCAGATCCAGGCCAACGACCAGTTGGAAAAAGCCAAGGACTACGAGCCGCTGCTGATTCGCTACCAGAACGGCGCGGCCCTGCGCCTGGGGGATGTGGCGAAAATCAGCGACGGCGTGGAAGACCGCTACAACAGCGGCTTCTTCAATAACGATTCGGCGGTGTTGCTGGTGATCAACCGCCAGTCCGGCGCCAACATCATCGAGACCGTGCGGCAGATCAAGGCGCAACTGCCGGCTTTGCAGGCGGTGCTGCCGTCCAGCGTCAAGCTCAGCCTGGCCATGGACCGCTCGCCGGTGATCACCGCCACCCTGCACGAGGCGGAAATGACCTTGTTCATCGCGGTGGGGCTGGTGATCCTGGTGGTGTACCTGTTTCTCGGCAACTTCCGCGCCTCGCTGATTCCGACCCTGGCGGTGCCGGTGTCCCTGGTGGGCACTTTCGCGGTGATGTACCTGTACGGCTTTTCGTTGAACAACTTTTCGTTGATGGCGTTGATCCTGGCCACTGGCTTGGTGGTGGACGACGCCATCGTGGTGCTGGAGAACATTTCCCGGCATATCGACGAAGGTGTGCCGCCGATGAAAGCGGCCTACCTCGGTGCCCAGGAAGTCGGCTTCACCTTGCTGTCGATGAACGTGTCGCTGGTGGCGGTGTTCCTGTCCATCCTGTTCATGGGCGGGATCATCGCCAACCTGTTCCGCGAGTTTTCCATCACCTTGTCGGCGGCGATCATCGTTTCGCTGATCGTTTCGCTGACCTTGACCCCGATGCTCTGCGCCCGCTGGCTCAAACCCCACGTCAAAGGCCGCATGACCGGCCTGCAGCGCTGGAGCCAGACGATCAACGAGCGCATGGTCGCCGGCTATGCCACCAGCCTGGACTGGGTACTGCGCCACCGTCGCCTGACCTTGTTCAGTCTATTGCTGACCATTGGTGTGAACGTGGCGCTGTACGTGGTGGTGCCGAAAACCTTTATGCCTCAGCAGGACACCGGCCAGTTGATCGGCTTCGTGCGCGGCGACGACGGGCTGTCGTTCAGCGTGATGCAGCCGAAGATGGAGACTTTCCGCAAGGCGGTGCTCAAGGACCCGGCGGTGCTCAGCGTGGCGGGCTTTATCGGCGGCAACAACGGCACCAACAACGCGGTGATGCTGGTGCGCCTCAAGCCCATCGCTGAACGCAAGATCTCGGCCCAGGCGGTGATCGAGCGATTGCGCAAGGATGTGCCGCTGGTGCCGGGCGGGCGGTTGTTCCTGATGGCCGACCAAGACCTGCAATTCGGCGGCGGCCGCGACCAGACCAGCGCGCAGTATTCCTACATTCTGCAGAGCGGCGATCTGGCGGCACTGCGCCTGTGGTACCCGAAGGTGGTGGCCGCCCTGCGTGCGCTGCCGGAACTGACCGCCATCGACGCCCGCGAGGGCCGCGGGGCCGCCCAGGTCACGCTGATTGTCGACCGCGACCAGGCCAAGCGCCTGGGCATCGACATGAATATGGTCACGGCGGTGCTGAACAACGCCTATAGCCAGCGGCAGATTTCCACGATCTACGACAGCCTCAACCAGTACCAGGTGGTGATGGAGGTCAACCCCAAATATGCCCAGGACCCGATCACGCTCAACCAGATGCAGGTGATCACGTCCAGCGGCGCGCGGGTACCGTTGTCGACCATCGCCCATTACGAGAACAGCCTGGCGGACGACCGCGTCAGCCACGAAGGCCAGTTCGCCTCGGAAAACATCGCCTTCGACCTGGCCCCCGGGGTCACGGTGGAGCAGGGCACGGCCGCCATCGAGCGGGCCATCGCCAAGGTCGGTTTGCCGGAAGACGTGATCGCCAAGATGGCCGGCACCGCCGACGCCTTCGCGGCGGCGCAGAAGGGCCAGCCGTTCATGATCCTCGGCGCGCTGGTGGCGGTGTACCTGGTGCTGGGGATTCTGTATGAGAGTTATATCCATCCGCTGACGATCCTCTCGACCTTGCCCTCGGCCGGGGTCGGCGCGTTGCTGTCGATCTACCTGCTGGGCGGCGAATTCAGCCTGATCTCCCTGCTGGGCTTGTTCCTGCTGATCGGGGTGGTGAAGAAAAACGCGATTCTGATGATCGACCTGGCGCTGCAACTGGAGCGCAATGACGGCCTGGGCCCGCTGGAGTCGATCCGCAGTGCTTGCCTGCTGCGGTTGCGACCGATCCTGATGACCACCCTGGCGGCGATTCTCGGCGCCTTGCCCCTGTTGCTCGGTTCTGGCGACGGCGCAGAAATGCGCCAGCCATTGGGCCTGACCATCATCGGCGGCCTGGTGTTCAGCCAGATCCTGACCCTTTACACCACCCCGGTGGTTTACCTTTATCTCGACCGCGCGCGCCACCGCTTCAACGCCTGGCGCGGCGTGCGTACCGATGCTGCCCTGGACACTGCGCTATGA
- the tpx gene encoding thiol peroxidase: MAQVTLRGNPVQVEGELPTVGTQAPDFTLTAGDLSDATLATFAGKRKVLNIFPSVDTPTCATSVRKFNAQANQVTNTVVLCISSDLPFAQKRFCGTEGLDNVLSLSDFRNADFAVDYGVSIADGPLRALTARAVVVLDENNNVLHSELVPEIGQEPNYEAALAVLK; this comes from the coding sequence ATGGCCCAAGTCACCCTTCGTGGGAACCCCGTCCAGGTTGAAGGCGAATTGCCGACAGTCGGCACCCAGGCTCCAGACTTCACCCTGACCGCCGGCGATCTGTCGGATGCAACCCTGGCCACTTTCGCCGGCAAGCGCAAAGTGCTGAACATCTTCCCAAGCGTCGACACCCCGACTTGCGCCACCTCGGTACGCAAGTTCAATGCCCAGGCCAACCAAGTGACAAACACCGTTGTGCTGTGCATCTCCTCCGACCTGCCGTTTGCCCAGAAGCGTTTCTGCGGCACCGAAGGCCTGGACAATGTGTTGAGCCTGTCGGACTTCCGCAACGCTGATTTCGCCGTTGACTACGGCGTTTCGATTGCTGACGGCCCGCTCCGGGCTCTGACCGCCCGTGCCGTCGTGGTGTTGGACGAAAATAACAACGTGCTGCACAGCGAATTGGTCCCTGAAATCGGCCAAGAGCCAAACTACGAAGCCGCCCTGGCTGTTTTGAAGTAA